A region from the Biomphalaria glabrata chromosome 14, xgBioGlab47.1, whole genome shotgun sequence genome encodes:
- the LOC106068893 gene encoding uncharacterized protein LOC106068893, protein MGMALFFVLVVFTGVSSEIRVKLFENHMTNLCKCYGLNSPRFFLQAEVYVSGNAPLSVIGFEIMNGDLSSGYIDLCSVSLEEKLFNDSREPCYVQLTNDSRKINFVFNQTLRSKYSNAFVRAWAIVFDAGKHVSNRIQLPTHCSSDNITYNVWINKKYINLTDCNIEINNDTIVIFYSVSSPSNISYECHVLDGDNVTKLKENIETLIDLTLASNNTERTVTLRFRVCHGDQRTITCSLFSKDTEMPSSNDTSVMIDVAMAIMFILSGSLILYCLWKKILKKGKGKNVTTTDFNSENDIFLDKKTQEELIETKSCSVLLTGKVGTGKSSTGNTILGREVFKTSSSTDISPCIVEKESVMYGNIEMTVVDGPSVDPAVSNDSKKLQELFQRFDESLQLVPNGFDAILFVLRYGSKFTAEDVNTFEILKGALGNDVLKKNGILVLTLGDNFLLDHLNENYVVEWCCKQEGRFRDFFEECNRRVVLFNNKSNEDEMWGCHKLQSLVLELSTNITKCSY, encoded by the exons ATGGGGATGGCTTTATTCTTCGTCTTGGTTGTTTTCACCG GTGTGTCATCTGAGATACGCGTCAAGCTTTTTGAGAATCACATGACAAATCTCTGCAAATGCTATGGTTTAAATTCCCCACGTTTTTTCCTACAAGCTGAAGTTTATGTTTCCGGGAATGCACCCCTATCTGTCATCGGATTTGAAATAATGAATGGAGATTTGTCTTCAGGCTATATTGAC TTGTGTTCTGTATCTTTGGAAGAGAAATTGTTCAATGACTCCAGAGAACCTTGTTATGTGCAGCTCACCAATGATTCCAGGAAGATAAACTTCGTGTTCAACCAAACTCTTCGTTCGAAATACAGCAATGCATTCGTTAGAGCCTGGGCAATTGTCTTTGATGCTGGTAAACATGTCAGCAATAGAATTCAATTACCAACACATTGTAGCTCAG ATAATATCACTTACAATGTATGGATCAACAAGAAATATATAAACTTGACAGACTGTAACATAGAGATTAACAACGATACCATTGTGATTTTTTACAGCGTCAGTTCGCCATCAAATATATCATACGAATGCCATGTTCTAGACGGAGACAATGTCACCAAACTAAAGGAAAACATAGAGACATTGATCGACTTAACACTTGCGTCTAACAACACTGAACGAACTGTAACTTTAAGGTTTCGTGTTTGTCATGGTGACCAAAGAACTATCACGTGTTCTCTCTTTTCAAAAG ATACTGAGATGCCTTCCAGTAATGATACGTCAGTAATGATTGACGTAGCCATGGCTATAATGTTCATTTTATCTGGGAGTCTTATATTGTATTGCCTTtggaaaaaaattttgaa AAAGGGAAAAGGAAAAAATGTTACAACTACG GATTTCAACTCTGAAAATGATATATTTCTGGACAAGA AAACACAAGAGGAGCTTATTGAAACCAAGAGTTGCAGTGTCCTTTTGACTGGGAAAGTGGGAACTGGAAAGAGCTCAACTGGCAACACCATACTAGGTCGCGAAGTCTTTAAAACAAGCTCAAGTACAGATATCTCACCCTGTATAGTAGAGAAAGAGTCAGTTATGTACGGTAACATAGAAATGACTGTTGTAGATGGGCCTAGCGTTGACCCAGCAGTAAGTAATGATTCGAAAAAATTACAAGAACTATTTCAACGTTTTGATGAATCCTTGCAGCTTGTCCCGAATGGATTTGACGCCATtttgtttgtccttcgttacgGTAGCAAGTTTACGGCAGAAGATGTAAATACATTTGAAATCTTAAAAGGGGCACTTGGAAATGATGTATTAAAGAAAAATGGCATACTCGTCCTTACACTTGGGGATAATTTCCTTTTGGACCATCTGAATGAGAATTACGTTGTTGAGTGGTGTTGTAAACAAGAAGGAAGGTTTAGAGATTTTTTTGAGGAATGTAACAGAAGAGTAGTCTTGTTcaataataaaagtaatgaggatgaaatgtggGGGTGTCACAAACTTCAAAGTTTGGTGTTAGAATTATCTACAAATATTACGAAGTGTAGTTACTAG